One Endozoicomonas gorgoniicola DNA window includes the following coding sequences:
- a CDS encoding cytochrome b, with protein sequence MMNSLLNWVNDRLPVVRAWEDHLAKYYAPKNFNVWYFFGSLALLVLVNQLLTGIWLTMSYVPDAEKAFASVEYIMRDVEYGWLIRYMHSTGASFFFIVVYCHMFRGLLYGSYKTPRELIWIFGMAIYLALMAEAFMGYMLPWGQMSYWGAQVIISLFGAIPWIGADLQQWIRGDFLISGITLNRFFALHVVALPIVILGLVVLHILALHEVGSNNPDGIDIKKNKGSDGIPLDGIPFHPYYTVKDLVGVAVFLFVFCGVIFFMPEMGGFFLEHANFEMADSLKTPEHIAPVWYFGAFYSILRAITFDVGPIDSKLGGFIAMGAAIAILFVLPWLDRSRVRSIRYKGMISKVAIISFALVFILLTWLGTQPATETYTLIAQICTVLYFAFFLLMPFYTRMEKTKPVPERVTG encoded by the coding sequence ATGATGAATAGCCTGCTGAACTGGGTCAATGACCGGCTTCCTGTGGTGCGAGCCTGGGAAGATCATCTGGCCAAATATTATGCACCGAAAAATTTTAATGTCTGGTATTTCTTCGGCTCTCTGGCGTTGCTGGTGCTGGTTAACCAGTTGCTGACCGGTATCTGGCTGACCATGAGTTATGTGCCAGATGCGGAAAAAGCCTTTGCTTCCGTTGAGTACATCATGCGTGATGTCGAATATGGCTGGTTGATTCGCTACATGCATTCAACGGGTGCTTCATTCTTCTTTATCGTGGTTTATTGTCACATGTTCCGGGGGCTCCTCTATGGTTCTTACAAGACGCCGAGGGAGCTGATCTGGATATTTGGTATGGCGATTTATCTGGCACTGATGGCTGAAGCCTTTATGGGCTATATGTTGCCATGGGGGCAGATGTCTTACTGGGGCGCTCAGGTCATTATCTCACTGTTTGGTGCGATTCCATGGATTGGCGCAGATTTGCAACAATGGATTCGTGGTGACTTTCTGATCTCCGGAATTACCCTGAACCGCTTTTTTGCCCTGCACGTCGTTGCACTTCCTATCGTGATTCTGGGTTTGGTTGTGCTGCATATCCTGGCTCTGCATGAGGTGGGTTCCAATAACCCCGATGGCATCGACATTAAGAAAAACAAAGGGTCTGACGGTATTCCTCTGGATGGTATTCCTTTCCACCCCTATTACACCGTGAAAGATCTGGTGGGTGTGGCGGTTTTCCTGTTTGTCTTCTGTGGTGTGATTTTCTTTATGCCGGAGATGGGCGGCTTTTTCCTGGAACACGCTAATTTTGAAATGGCGGATTCACTGAAAACGCCAGAGCATATTGCACCTGTCTGGTACTTCGGGGCGTTCTATTCCATTCTGCGGGCCATTACTTTTGATGTCGGGCCAATTGATTCGAAGCTGGGTGGTTTTATAGCAATGGGAGCAGCTATTGCCATTCTGTTTGTGTTGCCCTGGCTGGACCGTAGCCGGGTCAGGTCTATTCGCTATAAGGGAATGATTAGCAAGGTAGCTATTATATCTTTTGCGTTGGTGTTTATTCTTCTGACCTGGCTTGGGACTCAGCCTGCGACAGAAACTTACACATTGATCGCCCAGATCTGTACCGTGCTGTATTTTGCGTTCTTCCTGTTAATGCCGTTCTACACAAGGATGGAGAAAACAAAACCTGTACCTGAAAGGGTGACCGGCTAA
- a CDS encoding cytochrome c1, whose protein sequence is MKKTILTLLLSFYSVLAFSAGGGGYPLDKIETDPSDKPSLQRGAALYQNYCSGCHSTEFQRYERVADDLGIPHDLMMENLVFNKDAKIGDLMTNAMAREDAKAWFGAAPPDLTMVTRVRGEDWVYTYLRTFYEDPKRPWGVNNKVFPDVGMPHALLELQGVQLDSCNGEDPTKRDPLTGQTVCGLTIDPERKGSMTPSEYDQAIYDLVNFLAYSAEPMKAQRQQLGIYVMLFLVLLFIFTFLLKREYWKDVH, encoded by the coding sequence ATGAAAAAAACAATACTTACACTGTTGCTGTCTTTTTATTCGGTATTGGCTTTTTCTGCAGGCGGTGGCGGTTATCCCCTGGATAAAATCGAAACCGATCCATCCGATAAACCATCCTTGCAGCGTGGTGCAGCGCTTTACCAGAACTATTGCAGCGGTTGTCATTCCACGGAGTTTCAGCGCTATGAACGGGTGGCTGATGACCTGGGAATTCCCCACGACCTGATGATGGAAAATCTGGTGTTTAATAAAGATGCCAAGATTGGTGACCTGATGACCAATGCTATGGCAAGGGAAGATGCCAAGGCATGGTTTGGTGCGGCGCCACCGGATTTGACCATGGTCACTCGTGTACGGGGGGAAGACTGGGTCTATACCTATCTGAGAACGTTCTATGAAGATCCCAAGCGCCCCTGGGGTGTGAATAACAAGGTGTTCCCGGATGTCGGTATGCCCCATGCGCTGTTGGAGTTGCAGGGCGTGCAGTTGGATAGTTGTAATGGTGAAGACCCTACGAAGCGTGATCCACTGACTGGTCAGACAGTTTGTGGGTTGACGATTGATCCTGAGCGTAAAGGCTCCATGACTCCGTCAGAATACGATCAGGCGATTTATGATCTGGTTAATTTCCTGGCTTATTCAGCAGAGCCAATGAAGGCACAGCGTCAGCAGTTGGGTATTTATGTCATGCTGTTCCTGGTGCTGCTCTTTATCTTTACTTTCCTCCTCAAGCGGGAGTACTGGAAAGACGTACATTAG
- a CDS encoding DUF2058 domain-containing protein: MSKSLRDQLMKAGLATKQQALKAKTTTKKKKKQAVKSGEMTEQDKRRIELEKERAAQAERDRELNRKLEDERQQKAIEAQVRQLIETNAMSRDRGEVGYNFVVDKKVKKIYVTDEMQERLSRGLFAIGILQEADGTEVFHVIPAPVAAKINERIPEAVVIHDNTTEELTSEEEDWYKDFEIPDDLMW, from the coding sequence ATGAGTAAGTCCCTTCGAGATCAGTTGATGAAAGCTGGCCTGGCGACCAAGCAGCAGGCCCTGAAAGCGAAAACGACCACCAAAAAAAAGAAGAAGCAGGCTGTTAAATCCGGTGAAATGACGGAGCAGGATAAGCGCCGTATTGAACTGGAAAAAGAACGTGCAGCTCAGGCAGAACGAGACCGGGAGCTGAATCGCAAGCTTGAAGATGAGCGTCAGCAGAAAGCCATTGAAGCTCAGGTCAGACAGTTGATTGAAACGAATGCTATGTCTCGTGACAGGGGAGAAGTCGGCTACAACTTTGTGGTCGATAAAAAGGTCAAAAAGATTTATGTCACTGACGAAATGCAGGAGCGTTTGAGTCGCGGTTTATTTGCGATTGGTATTCTGCAGGAAGCGGACGGCACTGAAGTGTTTCATGTTATTCCTGCACCTGTGGCGGCAAAGATTAATGAACGCATTCCAGAGGCAGTGGTTATTCATGATAATACGACGGAAGAGCTGACCAGCGAGGAAGAAGACTGGTACAAAGACTTTGAGATTCCAGATGACCTGATGTGGTAA
- a CDS encoding RidA family protein — MDKVIETPDAPPAIGPYSQGIQFGNLIITSGQLPIDPETGEMEENTKAQAHQCLKNVKAVLEAAGSGMDKVRKATVFVKDMNDFTDINEVYKQYFTFPFPARSLVEVARLPKDVKVEIEVIATAE; from the coding sequence ATGGATAAAGTGATCGAAACCCCAGATGCGCCTCCAGCCATCGGTCCATACTCTCAGGGTATCCAGTTTGGTAACCTGATCATCACTTCCGGCCAGCTGCCAATCGACCCGGAAACCGGTGAGATGGAAGAAAACACCAAGGCTCAGGCGCACCAGTGCCTGAAAAATGTAAAAGCGGTTCTTGAAGCGGCTGGCAGTGGCATGGACAAAGTGCGCAAAGCGACCGTATTTGTAAAAGACATGAACGACTTCACTGATATTAATGAAGTCTACAAGCAGTACTTCACCTTCCCATTCCCGGCTCGCAGCCTGGTGGAAGTGGCTCGTCTGCCAAAAGATGTTAAAGTCGAAATCGAAGTGATTGCTACCGCCGAATAA
- the gltX gene encoding glutamate--tRNA ligase, producing MTVRTRVAPSPTGDPHVGTAYIALFNLAFAKSQGGQFLLRIEDTDQARSTPESEQQIMDSLRWLGLDWDEGPDVGGDKGPYRQSERREIYAEHAQILLDKGHAFRCFCSSERLDALRAEQTANKQAPGYDGHCLHLSEEEVQVKLAAGEEHVVRMKIPAEGTCKVEDMLRGTIEIDWSQVDMQVLVKADGMPTYHLANVVDDHLMEITHVIRGEEWINSAPKHQLLYKYFGWEMPVLCHMPLLRNPDKSKLSKRKNPTSITYYRDAGYLPEALLNYLGRMGWSMPDEREKFSLKEMLESFDISRVSLGGPIFDQEKLSWLNASWIREDLSTEEFADRLHNWLLNKDFIMKFLPFAQGRVERLSDFAPMAAFMFSGMLDLTAEDFAHKKLEEAEVKKVLQFTLWRLEQLRQWNKGNIFNEIKTLSKEMGLKLGDFNHPIFVAIAGTPNSWSVMDSMEILGADMTRARLRHAVAVLGGVSKKEGKRLEKEFKVLGVEES from the coding sequence ATGACAGTTCGTACCCGTGTTGCGCCCTCTCCTACCGGCGACCCTCATGTAGGCACCGCTTATATTGCTCTCTTTAACCTGGCGTTTGCCAAGAGTCAGGGTGGTCAATTCCTGCTTCGTATTGAAGACACTGATCAGGCTCGCAGCACGCCTGAGTCTGAACAGCAGATTATGGACTCATTGCGCTGGCTGGGTCTGGACTGGGATGAGGGTCCGGATGTTGGTGGTGATAAAGGCCCGTATCGCCAGAGTGAGCGTCGTGAGATTTACGCGGAACATGCTCAGATTCTGTTGGATAAAGGCCATGCATTCCGTTGTTTCTGTTCTTCTGAACGTCTTGATGCCCTGCGTGCAGAACAAACCGCTAACAAACAGGCGCCGGGTTATGATGGCCACTGTCTGCACCTGAGCGAAGAAGAGGTTCAGGTCAAACTGGCAGCGGGTGAAGAGCATGTTGTACGCATGAAGATTCCTGCAGAAGGTACCTGTAAGGTTGAAGATATGCTGCGTGGCACTATCGAAATCGACTGGTCTCAGGTGGATATGCAGGTGTTGGTAAAAGCGGATGGTATGCCGACTTATCATCTGGCAAACGTCGTAGACGATCACCTGATGGAAATTACCCATGTTATCCGTGGTGAAGAGTGGATTAACTCTGCACCTAAACATCAACTGTTGTACAAATACTTTGGCTGGGAAATGCCGGTACTGTGCCACATGCCGCTGCTGCGTAACCCGGACAAAAGCAAGCTGTCCAAGCGCAAGAATCCTACCAGTATTACGTATTATCGTGATGCAGGTTATCTGCCGGAAGCCCTGCTGAACTATCTGGGTCGTATGGGTTGGTCCATGCCTGATGAGCGGGAAAAGTTCAGTTTGAAGGAAATGCTGGAAAGCTTCGATATCAGTCGTGTATCTCTGGGTGGCCCTATTTTCGATCAGGAAAAACTGTCCTGGCTGAATGCCAGCTGGATTCGTGAAGACCTGAGTACCGAAGAGTTTGCGGATCGTCTGCACAACTGGCTGCTGAATAAAGACTTCATTATGAAGTTCCTGCCATTTGCACAGGGGCGTGTTGAGCGACTGAGTGACTTCGCGCCAATGGCAGCATTTATGTTCTCTGGCATGCTGGATCTGACTGCTGAAGACTTTGCCCATAAAAAGCTGGAAGAAGCGGAGGTGAAGAAGGTTCTGCAGTTTACACTGTGGCGTCTGGAACAACTGCGCCAGTGGAACAAGGGGAATATCTTTAACGAGATAAAAACGCTGTCTAAAGAGATGGGGCTGAAGCTGGGTGATTTTAACCATCCTATCTTTGTGGCGATTGCCGGTACTCCTAATTCCTGGTCTGTTATGGATTCTATGGAGATTCTGGGTGCAGATATGACCCGTGCCAGGCTGCGTCATGCGGTCGCAGTATTGGGCGGTGTTTCCAAGAAAGAAGGCAAACGTCTGGAGAAAGAGTTTAAGGTTCTGGGTGTAGAAGAATCCTGA
- a CDS encoding SDR family NAD(P)-dependent oxidoreductase, translating to MAMRFWLLGLLLLGSLLQANDAAKVVIVTGASSGIGKSLVEELAADKGYRVYGTTRQAGLVGDYKGYSLIKMDPADTSSVDAAIKMVGDWESGIDVLVNNAAYMVIGSVESVEPDQLLDMLNVNVVGYARATRAVLPYMRKHQSGLIVNISSSQAFEPRGLMESYSATRSAIETMSLGQSSYLEDYGVKVVVFEPGATNTNIGKSTVIGPVKVQGDSAGAQTGNLKRMMVDRLAQGASPGDVAKRIISVIGDEMPDFRTPVDSKVLERARFVYRNPDGNGLRDKLRGNYLNFLKAWGAKPDNLKIN from the coding sequence ATGGCGATGCGTTTTTGGCTGCTTGGGTTGCTGCTGCTGGGAAGTTTGCTGCAGGCTAATGATGCGGCAAAGGTTGTAATTGTAACCGGGGCTTCTTCTGGTATTGGTAAAAGCCTGGTGGAAGAGCTGGCAGCTGATAAAGGCTACAGGGTTTATGGCACTACGCGGCAGGCTGGTCTGGTTGGTGACTATAAAGGTTATTCGCTGATTAAAATGGATCCGGCTGATACCAGTTCTGTGGATGCTGCAATAAAAATGGTTGGAGACTGGGAGTCGGGAATTGATGTTCTGGTTAATAATGCAGCCTATATGGTTATTGGTTCTGTAGAGAGTGTTGAGCCGGACCAGTTGTTGGATATGTTAAATGTGAATGTGGTCGGCTATGCAAGGGCGACTCGTGCTGTCCTGCCATATATGCGCAAGCATCAATCCGGGCTGATTGTGAATATCAGCAGTTCGCAGGCTTTTGAGCCAAGAGGGTTGATGGAGTCTTATTCGGCGACCCGGTCTGCTATTGAGACCATGTCACTTGGGCAGTCTTCTTATCTTGAGGATTATGGGGTCAAGGTGGTGGTTTTTGAGCCTGGGGCTACCAATACCAACATTGGAAAAAGTACTGTTATCGGTCCAGTGAAAGTACAGGGGGATAGCGCTGGAGCGCAGACGGGTAATCTGAAACGTATGATGGTGGATCGCCTGGCGCAGGGTGCCAGTCCGGGAGATGTAGCAAAAAGGATTATCAGCGTTATTGGTGATGAAATGCCTGACTTTCGTACACCTGTGGATTCGAAGGTTCTTGAGCGCGCCAGATTTGTTTATCGAAACCCTGACGGGAACGGGTTAAGAGATAAGCTGCGAGGAAACTATCTGAATTTTCTGAAAGCCTGGGGGGCAAAACCAGATAACTTAAAAATCAACTAG
- a CDS encoding ROK family protein — MTPESSNPDNRLHSLCNRFHALGHISSVCMSVITSVIIPTFINFKINRRMSDMLYGLDIGGTKMELTAYNDRYERAFSKRIPTPTDNYDTFRQSIKTLIRETDEQLNVRGCVGIGIPGFIEPDSAKAVIANIPCANGKNLLSDLEYMLNRPVKIDNDANCFTISEAIGGAGEGFDTVFGVILGTGCGGGLYVQNRIYTGRNNLAGEWGHTPLPFQALELGGSDFPVIDCGCGLRGCLDNYLSGRGLEIIYKHFAGRHAKGKEIVQLYRHQDGDAEKTVSLYTELLACGLGSLTNTLDPGVFVVGGGLSNFDELYDLVPPLMKKYTLKLGKLPEVRKARFGDAGGARGAAMLNH; from the coding sequence TTGACCCCAGAATCCAGTAACCCGGATAACCGGTTGCACAGCCTGTGCAACCGGTTCCATGCGCTGGGTCATATCAGCAGCGTCTGCATGAGTGTTATAACGTCTGTCATCATCCCGACCTTTATAAATTTCAAAATAAACCGGAGAATGTCAGATATGCTGTATGGACTGGATATCGGCGGCACCAAGATGGAGCTGACTGCCTATAACGACCGCTACGAAAGAGCGTTCAGCAAACGCATCCCAACACCTACTGACAACTACGACACCTTCAGGCAAAGCATAAAGACTCTGATCCGGGAAACCGATGAGCAACTCAACGTACGAGGCTGTGTCGGCATTGGCATTCCGGGCTTTATTGAACCGGATTCTGCAAAGGCAGTGATTGCCAACATTCCATGCGCCAATGGTAAAAACCTTCTGTCCGACCTGGAGTACATGCTGAACCGACCCGTTAAAATAGACAACGACGCCAACTGCTTTACTATCTCGGAAGCTATTGGTGGTGCCGGTGAAGGCTTTGACACCGTATTCGGAGTTATTCTTGGCACAGGCTGCGGCGGCGGACTCTATGTACAAAACAGGATTTATACCGGCCGTAACAATCTGGCTGGCGAATGGGGCCATACCCCACTACCCTTTCAAGCGCTGGAACTGGGAGGCTCTGACTTCCCGGTTATCGATTGTGGCTGCGGCCTGCGGGGCTGCCTGGATAATTACCTGTCAGGCCGGGGACTGGAAATCATTTACAAGCACTTTGCAGGCAGGCACGCCAAAGGCAAAGAGATAGTGCAACTCTATCGCCACCAGGATGGCGACGCCGAAAAGACCGTCAGCCTTTACACAGAGCTTCTTGCCTGCGGGCTTGGAAGCCTGACCAACACCCTTGACCCGGGTGTCTTTGTTGTAGGCGGAGGGCTGTCTAATTTTGATGAACTTTACGACCTTGTCCCGCCACTGATGAAAAAATACACGCTTAAGCTTGGCAAGCTACCCGAAGTACGAAAAGCCCGGTTTGGTGACGCTGGCGGCGCTCGCGGAGCCGCTATGTTAAATCATTAA
- the fba gene encoding class II fructose-bisphosphate aldolase (catalyzes the reversible aldol condensation of dihydroxyacetonephosphate and glyceraldehyde 3-phosphate in the Calvin cycle, glycolysis, and/or gluconeogenesis) has translation MALISLRQLLDHAAENRYGVPAFNVNNLEQMRAIMEAADETDSPVIVQASAGARKYAGAPFLRHLILAAIEEFPHIPVVMHQDHGTSPAICQRSIQLGFSSVMMDGSLKEDGKTPSSYEYNVEVTRRTVEMAHACGVSVEGELGCLGSLETGEAGEEDGVGAAGKLSQDQLLTDPDEAAEFVQATHVDALAIACGTSHGAYKFTRPPTGDILAIDRIREIHKRIPNTHLVMHGSSSVPQDWLKVINDNGGEIPETYGVPVEQIQEGIRHGVRKVNIDTDLRLASTGAIRRFMQENKSEFDPRKYLTVATRAMKDICLQRYQAFETAGNASKIRALSLEAMFDLYNKGNLDPRIQ, from the coding sequence ATGGCGCTGATCAGCCTCAGACAACTTCTCGACCACGCTGCCGAGAACCGTTACGGCGTCCCAGCCTTTAACGTCAACAACCTGGAACAGATGCGCGCCATCATGGAAGCAGCCGACGAAACGGACTCGCCAGTCATTGTTCAGGCCTCTGCAGGAGCCCGAAAATACGCTGGCGCCCCCTTCCTGAGACACCTGATTCTGGCAGCCATTGAAGAGTTTCCACACATTCCCGTTGTGATGCATCAGGATCACGGCACCAGCCCCGCCATCTGTCAGCGTTCAATACAGCTGGGCTTTTCTTCTGTCATGATGGACGGATCACTAAAAGAAGACGGCAAAACCCCTTCCAGCTACGAATACAATGTTGAGGTGACTCGCCGAACCGTTGAAATGGCTCATGCTTGCGGAGTTTCTGTAGAAGGGGAACTGGGCTGCCTGGGCTCTCTGGAAACCGGCGAAGCCGGAGAGGAAGACGGCGTTGGCGCTGCGGGCAAACTGTCTCAAGACCAGCTATTGACTGATCCCGACGAAGCTGCTGAATTTGTTCAGGCTACTCATGTCGATGCCCTCGCCATCGCCTGCGGTACCAGCCATGGTGCCTACAAATTCACCCGCCCTCCGACTGGTGACATCCTTGCCATTGACAGAATCCGCGAGATACACAAACGCATACCCAACACCCATCTGGTTATGCACGGCTCATCATCCGTTCCACAGGACTGGCTTAAGGTTATTAACGACAACGGTGGAGAAATACCGGAAACCTACGGCGTTCCTGTCGAGCAGATCCAGGAAGGCATTCGCCACGGGGTACGCAAGGTCAATATCGACACCGACCTGCGTCTGGCATCAACAGGGGCTATCCGCCGGTTTATGCAGGAAAACAAATCAGAGTTTGACCCACGCAAATACCTTACTGTTGCCACCCGGGCAATGAAAGATATCTGCCTTCAGCGCTATCAGGCTTTTGAAACGGCAGGCAATGCTTCAAAAATCAGAGCATTAAGCCTCGAAGCCATGTTCGACCTCTACAACAAGGGTAACCTTGACCCCAGAATCCAGTAA
- the fba gene encoding class II fructose-1,6-bisphosphate aldolase — MALVSMTEMLNKAREGKYAVGQFNINNLEWTQAILTAAQKSNAPVILGVSEGAARYMGGFKVITAMVGALIESMEITVPVAIHLDHGSSIEKCKEAIDAGFTSVMIDGSHGPFEGNVEMTKTVVEYAHARGVSVEAELGVVGGQEDDVIADGVIYADAQECKELVERTGLDCLAPALGSVHGEYAGEPNLGFAEMQEINELTGVPLVLHGGTGIPTADIQNAISRGTAKINVNTENQIAWTKMVREVLASDAKVYDPRKVIGPGKEAIVETVMGKIREFGSEGKA, encoded by the coding sequence ATGGCTCTGGTATCTATGACTGAAATGCTGAACAAGGCACGCGAAGGCAAATACGCTGTAGGCCAGTTCAACATCAACAACCTGGAATGGACTCAGGCTATCCTGACTGCTGCCCAGAAGTCTAACGCTCCAGTTATCCTGGGTGTGTCTGAAGGCGCTGCTCGCTACATGGGCGGTTTCAAGGTGATCACCGCTATGGTTGGCGCACTGATCGAAAGCATGGAAATCACTGTTCCTGTTGCTATCCACCTGGACCACGGCTCCAGCATCGAGAAGTGTAAAGAAGCGATCGACGCAGGCTTCACTTCCGTAATGATCGACGGTTCTCACGGTCCATTCGAAGGCAACGTTGAGATGACCAAGACCGTTGTAGAATACGCTCACGCTCGTGGCGTTTCTGTTGAAGCTGAGCTGGGTGTAGTTGGCGGTCAGGAAGACGACGTTATCGCTGACGGCGTTATCTACGCTGACGCTCAGGAATGTAAAGAACTGGTTGAGCGCACCGGTCTGGACTGCCTGGCTCCGGCTCTGGGTTCTGTACACGGCGAATACGCTGGTGAGCCAAACCTGGGCTTCGCTGAAATGCAGGAAATCAACGAACTGACCGGCGTACCTCTGGTACTGCACGGTGGTACTGGTATCCCGACTGCTGACATCCAGAATGCTATCAGCCGTGGTACTGCAAAAATCAACGTAAACACTGAAAACCAGATCGCATGGACCAAGATGGTACGTGAAGTTCTGGCTTCCGACGCTAAAGTTTACGACCCACGCAAGGTTATCGGTCCTGGTAAAGAAGCGATCGTTGAAACCGTAATGGGCAAGATCCGCGAGTTCGGTTCCGAAGGCAAGGCGTAA
- the ptsI gene encoding phosphoenolpyruvate-protein phosphotransferase PtsI — MFSGIIASSGVAIGKAFVLKEAEFQISDGVLDSSEVDANIARFKDAIAKTVEQLEAIRDKAAAKLGEEEAEVFEGHILVATDEELEEEVVEAIKGLKPADAALSETIATNVAMLAELDDPYLRERVADIKDVGRRMVKNLLGIDMASLEDVAHGTIIIADDLTPSETSQIDLERVWGFITNIGGRTSHSAIMARSLELPAIVGAKVATDCIQNGDTVVLDAINNKVLVNPDQSAIDSYKTLQAQLDEERKELSKLKDLPCTTVDGKQFEICSNIGTVKDTEGANRHGAEGVGLYRTEFLFMDRTQMPTEEEQFDAYKAVAEAMSDRPVVIRTLDIGGDKDLPYLDLPQELNPFLGWRAIRMCFDKPEILNTQLRAILRASAFGKLKIMFPMVISVEEARRLKQIVADVKAELTSEGIAFDDTVEVGIMVETPAAVMVADLLIQEMDFFSIGTNDLTQYILAVDRGNEMIADMYDPMAPAVLRAIKRVIDCSHEAGKWTGMCGEMAGDEHASLILAGLGLDEFSMSATSIPRVKKVLRSHKYEELKVMAEAAVNQPTTEDVKALLNDFIARH, encoded by the coding sequence ATGTTCTCAGGCATCATTGCTTCCTCCGGCGTTGCCATTGGTAAAGCATTTGTCCTTAAAGAAGCTGAATTTCAAATCAGCGATGGCGTACTGGACAGCTCTGAAGTAGACGCAAACATTGCGCGCTTCAAAGATGCTATCGCTAAAACGGTTGAACAGCTGGAGGCAATCCGTGATAAAGCGGCTGCCAAGCTGGGCGAAGAAGAAGCTGAAGTCTTCGAAGGTCATATCCTGGTAGCGACTGACGAAGAGCTGGAAGAAGAAGTTGTTGAAGCGATCAAGGGCCTGAAGCCTGCTGATGCGGCACTGAGTGAGACCATTGCTACAAACGTTGCGATGCTGGCCGAGCTGGACGACCCTTACCTGCGTGAGCGTGTTGCTGACATCAAGGACGTTGGTCGTCGTATGGTCAAGAACCTGCTGGGCATCGACATGGCGTCTCTGGAAGATGTGGCTCACGGCACTATCATCATTGCCGATGACCTGACTCCGTCTGAAACGTCCCAGATCGATCTGGAGCGCGTATGGGGCTTTATCACTAACATTGGTGGCCGTACTTCTCACTCTGCGATCATGGCCCGCTCTCTGGAACTGCCAGCGATCGTTGGTGCCAAGGTAGCGACTGACTGCATCCAGAACGGTGATACTGTTGTTCTGGACGCCATCAACAATAAGGTACTGGTGAATCCTGACCAGTCTGCCATCGATTCTTACAAGACCCTGCAGGCGCAGCTGGACGAAGAGCGTAAAGAGCTGTCCAAGCTGAAAGACCTGCCATGCACCACCGTTGACGGCAAGCAGTTCGAAATCTGCTCCAACATCGGTACCGTGAAAGACACCGAAGGTGCAAACCGTCACGGTGCTGAGGGTGTAGGCCTGTATCGTACTGAGTTCCTGTTCATGGATCGTACTCAGATGCCTACCGAAGAGGAGCAGTTCGACGCATACAAGGCAGTGGCTGAAGCTATGTCTGACCGTCCAGTGGTTATCCGTACCCTGGATATCGGTGGTGACAAGGATCTGCCTTACCTGGACCTGCCACAGGAACTGAACCCGTTCCTGGGCTGGCGTGCGATCCGTATGTGCTTCGACAAGCCTGAGATCCTGAATACCCAGCTGCGCGCTATCCTGCGTGCATCCGCTTTCGGTAAGCTGAAGATCATGTTCCCAATGGTGATCTCCGTTGAGGAAGCTCGTCGCCTGAAGCAGATCGTTGCTGACGTTAAGGCTGAGCTGACCAGCGAAGGCATTGCTTTCGACGACACCGTTGAAGTGGGTATCATGGTTGAGACGCCAGCGGCTGTTATGGTAGCTGACCTGCTGATTCAGGAAATGGACTTCTTCTCCATCGGTACCAACGACCTGACCCAGTACATTCTGGCGGTTGACCGTGGTAATGAGATGATCGCTGATATGTACGACCCAATGGCTCCGGCTGTTCTGCGTGCTATCAAGCGTGTTATCGACTGCTCCCACGAAGCGGGCAAGTGGACTGGCATGTGTGGTGAGATGGCGGGCGATGAACATGCCTCCCTGATCCTGGCGGGTCTGGGTCTGGACGAGTTTTCCATGAGTGCGACCTCCATCCCGCGTGTTAAGAAAGTTCTGCGTAGCCACAAGTACGAAGAGCTGAAGGTGATGGCTGAAGCGGCTGTAAATCAGCCTACTACTGAAGACGTAAAAGCTTTGCTGAACGACTTTATCGCCAGGCACTGA